The Paeniglutamicibacter sulfureus genome includes a region encoding these proteins:
- a CDS encoding MazG nucleotide pyrophosphohydrolase domain-containing protein yields the protein MSEQVDRLVEIISQLREHCAWTAALTHESLVQYLLEESYELTEAIETHAPDAELEAELGDILLQVVLHAAIGEERRAFDLESIAAYLGEKMIRRNTHVFHADGSLKDSFPDSIGEIIESWDRAKRAEKTLNESAAAGLPSNLPALLYAQSFLSRTARHAAITETRDEPVAAGKRDIQDSVRLGEPLQGGVPESEQELGEHLLALCAQAQTQGLDAERALRNVVQQRIAQAGAETQETTS from the coding sequence GTGAGTGAGCAGGTCGACCGTCTCGTCGAGATCATTTCCCAACTTCGCGAGCACTGCGCCTGGACCGCGGCGCTGACCCACGAGTCGCTGGTCCAATACCTGCTCGAGGAGTCCTACGAACTCACCGAGGCCATCGAGACCCACGCACCGGATGCCGAACTCGAGGCCGAGCTTGGCGACATCCTTCTTCAGGTAGTCCTTCATGCGGCCATCGGGGAGGAACGGCGGGCCTTCGACCTGGAGTCGATAGCGGCCTACCTGGGCGAGAAAATGATTCGCCGCAACACCCACGTCTTCCATGCCGATGGCAGCCTCAAGGACAGTTTCCCCGACTCGATTGGCGAGATCATAGAGTCCTGGGACCGGGCGAAGCGGGCGGAAAAAACGCTGAACGAATCGGCCGCCGCAGGCCTGCCCTCCAACCTGCCGGCGCTGCTCTACGCCCAGTCATTTCTCTCCCGCACCGCCCGCCACGCCGCGATTACCGAAACCCGGGACGAACCCGTAGCGGCGGGGAAGCGGGACATCCAGGATTCTGTCCGCTTGGGGGAACCGCTGCAAGGCGGCGTCCCGGAAAGCGAACAGGAATTGGGCGAGCACCTGCTCGCCCTGTGCGCCCAGGCCCAGACCCAAGGGCTCGACGCCGAACGGGCCCTGCGCAACGTCGTGCAACAGCGCATTGCGCAGGCCGGGGCCGAAACGCAGGAAACAACTTCGTGA
- the eno gene encoding phosphopyruvate hydratase, producing MALIEAIHAREILDSRGNPTVEVEVLLSDGSMGRAAVPSGASTGAFEAAERRDEDPKRYQGKGVLGAVAAVIEDIGEAIEGMDATDQRAIDLTMIDLDGTSNKSKLGANAILGVSLAVANAAAESANLPLYKYLGGPNAHVLPVPLMNILNGGSHADSDVDIQEFMIAPIGAATFSEGLRWGVEVYHNLKSVLKEKGLSTGLGDEGGFAPNLPSNRAALELITEAITRAGYTPGTDIALALDVASSEFFENGTYQFEGKSITAQEMSDYYAQLVADFPLVSIEDPLDEDDWEGWKTLTDAIGDKVQLVGDDLFVTNPERLSRGIETATANSLLVKVNQIGSLTETLDAVSMAQRAGYTTITSHRSGETEDTTIADICVATNAGQIKTGAPARSERVAKYNQLLRIEEELGDAAVYAGAGAFPRFGA from the coding sequence ATGGCATTGATTGAAGCCATTCACGCCCGCGAAATCCTCGATTCGCGCGGCAACCCAACCGTTGAGGTTGAGGTTTTGCTGTCCGACGGCTCGATGGGCCGCGCAGCAGTTCCTTCCGGTGCATCCACAGGTGCCTTTGAGGCAGCAGAGCGCCGCGACGAGGACCCCAAGCGTTACCAGGGCAAGGGTGTTCTCGGCGCCGTCGCAGCGGTCATCGAGGACATCGGCGAGGCCATCGAGGGCATGGATGCCACCGACCAGCGCGCCATCGACCTGACGATGATCGACCTGGACGGCACGTCCAACAAGTCCAAGCTGGGCGCCAACGCCATCCTGGGCGTCTCGCTGGCAGTGGCCAACGCCGCCGCCGAGTCCGCGAACCTGCCGCTGTACAAGTACCTGGGCGGCCCGAACGCCCACGTGCTGCCGGTTCCGCTGATGAACATCCTCAACGGCGGCTCGCACGCCGACTCCGATGTCGACATCCAGGAATTCATGATCGCCCCGATCGGCGCCGCAACCTTCTCCGAGGGCCTGCGTTGGGGCGTTGAGGTCTACCACAACCTCAAGTCCGTGCTCAAGGAAAAGGGCCTGTCCACCGGCCTGGGCGACGAGGGCGGCTTCGCCCCGAACCTGCCGTCAAACCGTGCGGCACTGGAACTGATCACCGAGGCCATCACCCGCGCCGGGTACACCCCGGGCACGGACATTGCCCTGGCGCTGGACGTTGCCTCCTCCGAGTTCTTCGAGAACGGCACCTACCAGTTCGAGGGCAAGTCGATCACCGCGCAGGAGATGAGCGACTACTACGCCCAGCTGGTTGCCGACTTCCCGCTGGTGTCCATCGAGGACCCGCTGGACGAGGACGACTGGGAAGGCTGGAAGACCCTCACCGACGCCATCGGCGACAAGGTCCAGCTGGTGGGCGACGACCTGTTCGTCACCAACCCAGAGCGCCTGTCCCGCGGCATCGAGACGGCCACCGCCAACTCGCTGCTGGTGAAGGTCAACCAGATCGGTTCGCTGACCGAGACCCTGGACGCGGTGTCCATGGCCCAGCGTGCCGGCTACACCACCATCACCTCGCACCGCTCGGGTGAGACCGAAGACACCACGATCGCCGACATCTGCGTTGCCACCAATGCCGGCCAGATCAAGACCGGTGCCCCGGCCCGCTCGGAGCGCGTTGCCAAGTACAACCAGCTGCTGCGCATTGAGGAAGAACTCGGCGATGCGGCGGTTTACGCCGGTGCCGGTGCCTTCCCGCGTTTCGGTGCATAG
- a CDS encoding septum formation initiator family protein, whose product MATRRPPMPRSGSSANDPARNGTANSRHGADSQAPDEAPKRPRPYRESPPEAAPAAHRTAAPRGPVRPAAPRPKVVPLGEVNASGKPVSGTAKPKPAASNASTAKASPSKASPKSKANASGSAKPKPTSKPKPTSKATASQRRIEDRNLLSGAVRKGETAARKTPRKGDDGPKVPIPARSFSGRLLALSIALSVFAVLLIPSIGTYARQRDEISDLRTSIAAMEAEQEALKDQIARWDDPLYIKQQARDRINLVMPGERNYMVVGERPDEEAPGEANQSPEEVRTDLPWVDALFDSVQRAATD is encoded by the coding sequence ATGGCCACGCGACGTCCCCCCATGCCACGCTCCGGGTCCTCCGCCAATGACCCCGCGCGCAATGGCACGGCGAATTCCCGCCACGGCGCCGATTCGCAGGCACCCGACGAAGCGCCCAAGCGACCGCGCCCCTACCGCGAATCCCCGCCCGAAGCCGCTCCCGCGGCACACCGCACCGCGGCCCCGCGCGGACCTGTGCGCCCCGCGGCACCGCGCCCCAAGGTCGTGCCGCTGGGTGAGGTGAACGCCTCGGGCAAGCCCGTGTCCGGCACCGCCAAGCCAAAGCCTGCCGCCTCCAATGCAAGCACAGCAAAGGCCTCGCCTTCCAAGGCCTCACCCAAGTCCAAGGCGAACGCCAGCGGCAGCGCGAAGCCCAAGCCCACGTCCAAGCCGAAGCCCACGTCCAAGGCCACCGCCTCGCAGCGGCGCATCGAAGACCGGAATCTCCTTTCCGGAGCGGTGCGCAAGGGTGAAACGGCAGCACGCAAAACCCCGCGCAAGGGCGATGACGGGCCCAAGGTGCCGATTCCGGCGCGCAGCTTTTCGGGCCGCCTGTTGGCCCTGAGCATTGCGCTTTCGGTGTTCGCCGTCCTGCTGATCCCCAGCATTGGCACCTATGCGCGCCAGCGCGACGAAATTTCGGACCTGCGCACCTCGATCGCGGCCATGGAAGCGGAACAGGAAGCGCTCAAGGACCAAATCGCCCGCTGGGACGATCCGCTGTACATCAAGCAGCAGGCCCGCGACCGGATAAACTTGGTCATGCCCGGCGAACGCAACTACATGGTCGTCGGCGAACGGCCCGACGAAGAAGCTCCCGGCGAGGCCAACCAAAGCCCCGAGGAAGTCCGCACGGACCTTCCCTGGGTCGATGCACTCTTTGACTCGGTGCAGCGCGCCGCCACCGACTGA
- a CDS encoding DUF501 domain-containing protein, whose amino-acid sequence MLPTVDAANQNHEALDAAARVPSAADLETLSRQLNRPVRDVVEIGARCVCGNPLVATTAPRLSSGIPFPTTYYLTHPVITAAVSRLEAGGVMNEMNAELEQDPALAAEYVQAHEHYLAVRDAIGERSGTGAVPEIAGVSAGGMPTRVKCLHVLVGHSLAAGPGVNPLGDRALEAIAEWWTKDTCRCAGAWDTQAPAPSQDRSRHVKTQAVDPAIKKAERAAARAAREAAANEGSADTKEAPGA is encoded by the coding sequence ATGCTCCCAACCGTGGACGCCGCGAACCAAAACCACGAAGCACTCGATGCTGCCGCCCGGGTGCCCAGCGCCGCCGACCTGGAGACGCTTTCCCGCCAACTGAACCGCCCGGTGCGCGATGTCGTGGAAATCGGCGCGCGCTGCGTCTGCGGGAACCCGCTTGTGGCCACCACCGCGCCGCGGCTGTCCTCGGGCATCCCGTTCCCGACCACGTACTACCTGACCCACCCGGTGATCACCGCCGCGGTGTCGCGCCTCGAGGCCGGCGGCGTGATGAATGAGATGAACGCCGAACTGGAGCAGGACCCGGCGCTGGCCGCCGAGTACGTCCAGGCCCACGAACACTACCTTGCCGTGCGCGACGCCATTGGCGAGCGCTCCGGGACCGGCGCTGTGCCGGAAATCGCCGGTGTCTCCGCCGGCGGCATGCCCACCCGCGTCAAGTGCCTGCACGTGCTGGTCGGCCACTCGCTGGCCGCCGGCCCGGGCGTGAACCCGCTGGGGGACAGGGCACTGGAAGCCATCGCCGAATGGTGGACCAAGGACACCTGCCGTTGCGCCGGAGCCTGGGACACGCAGGCCCCGGCGCCGAGCCAGGACCGCTCGCGGCACGTGAAGACCCAGGCCGTGGACCCGGCCATCAAGAAGGCAGAACGCGCAGCCGCCCGTGCCGCCCGCGAGGCCGCAGCAAACGAGGGTTCCGCCGACACGAAGGAAGCCCCGGGAGCATGA
- a CDS encoding Ppx/GppA phosphatase family protein gives MTRVAAIDCGTNSIRLLIADLVETPNGPSLTDVLRQMRVVRLGQDVDATGEFAPEALTRTFAAIDEYAQLIREHGATSIRFVATSATRDAKNRNEFADGVRQRLGVDPEVVPGEVEAALSYAGASSVAPAAPGTHILVVDLGGGSTEFVLGNGLGPVASRSMDMGCVRLTERFWRLAKPTAESIAAARAQVNAVLDEVQRDVDFSLVDRIVGVAGTITTLTAAALGLDKYDSTLIHGAEVDIDKLESTVAFMLEAERETRASLGFMHPGRVDVIAAGALIYGCILERVAQASSGRITTATASEHDILDGIALGLGTGH, from the coding sequence ATGACACGCGTCGCCGCCATCGACTGCGGAACCAACTCCATCCGCCTGCTCATTGCCGACCTGGTGGAAACCCCCAATGGCCCGTCGCTCACCGACGTGCTGCGCCAGATGCGCGTGGTGCGCCTGGGCCAGGACGTCGACGCCACCGGCGAATTTGCGCCGGAGGCATTGACGCGCACCTTCGCGGCCATCGACGAATACGCGCAGCTGATCCGCGAACACGGGGCCACCTCGATCCGCTTCGTTGCCACCTCCGCGACGCGGGATGCGAAGAACAGGAACGAATTTGCCGACGGCGTGCGTCAGCGACTGGGCGTCGACCCGGAGGTCGTGCCCGGCGAGGTCGAGGCTGCGCTGTCCTATGCCGGTGCCTCCTCCGTGGCACCGGCAGCCCCCGGAACCCACATCCTGGTCGTTGACCTGGGTGGGGGATCCACCGAGTTCGTCCTGGGCAACGGGCTTGGCCCGGTGGCCTCGCGCAGCATGGACATGGGTTGCGTCAGGCTGACCGAGCGGTTCTGGCGCCTGGCAAAGCCGACAGCCGAATCGATCGCAGCTGCCCGCGCCCAAGTCAACGCGGTGCTCGACGAGGTCCAGCGCGACGTCGACTTTTCGCTGGTGGACCGGATCGTGGGAGTCGCCGGAACGATCACCACGCTCACCGCCGCCGCGCTGGGCCTGGACAAGTATGACTCGACACTCATCCACGGTGCAGAGGTCGACATCGACAAACTCGAATCCACCGTCGCGTTCATGCTCGAGGCTGAACGGGAAACCCGCGCTTCACTTGGGTTCATGCACCCGGGTCGGGTGGACGTCATTGCCGCGGGGGCGCTCATCTACGGATGCATCCTGGAACGCGTCGCGCAGGCGAGCTCGGGACGGATCACCACCGCCACGGCCTCTGAACACGATATTCTTGACGGAATTGCCCTGGGGCTTGGCACCGGCCACTGA
- a CDS encoding S8 family serine peptidase, which produces MLLSLALCFSAVLGTAGAAQADAARDGEWWLKASGISNAWEVSKGAGVKVAVIDTGIDTSHPDLRGGKDVSGSGNPDGSKPLGTLPEHGTLVATLLAGRGNNKAAIAAAKADAAAQKIAYDRAVKSAKEAKEDPPKAPEAIEIPKPGPGPDGVLGVAPEAEVLSVSLWMGTENPAGISVEDQVPAAVKWAVDSGASVINISLGSTQPDWPVSWDTAFKYAEDNDVVVVAAAGNRAGGMKQVGAPATIPGVLTVAGIDRNGKASVDSSTEGISIGVAAPADPLVGGLPGGGYADWSGTSGAAPLVAGVAAMIRSKYPDMKAPQVINRILSTARPAGPAGVDNLYGHGILDAYAALTAPVPEVKANPMNTITEWIRVHRRGPEVRTGPTADPGISTEKSSIKPIAAPAPVAPGDEAGFLPPLLVLGFGGLLVLTMLGGIMHFVRIRNRAAMAESAKSAPVAALKLNDRSGAKDIFDELPESGRDV; this is translated from the coding sequence ATGCTCCTGAGCCTGGCACTCTGCTTCTCCGCGGTGTTGGGCACCGCCGGGGCCGCACAGGCCGATGCGGCCCGCGACGGGGAATGGTGGCTCAAGGCCTCCGGCATTTCCAATGCCTGGGAGGTTTCCAAGGGCGCGGGGGTCAAGGTCGCCGTCATTGACACCGGCATTGACACCAGCCACCCGGATTTGCGCGGCGGCAAGGACGTTTCCGGTTCCGGAAATCCGGACGGTTCGAAGCCGCTGGGAACCCTGCCCGAGCACGGCACCCTCGTGGCAACGCTGCTGGCCGGACGCGGAAACAACAAGGCGGCGATCGCTGCTGCCAAGGCCGATGCGGCGGCCCAGAAGATCGCCTATGACAGGGCAGTCAAGTCGGCGAAGGAGGCCAAGGAGGATCCGCCCAAGGCACCGGAGGCGATCGAGATCCCGAAGCCGGGTCCCGGGCCCGACGGCGTGCTGGGAGTCGCACCGGAGGCCGAGGTGCTCTCGGTGTCGTTGTGGATGGGCACCGAAAACCCCGCGGGGATCTCCGTGGAGGACCAGGTTCCCGCGGCCGTGAAGTGGGCGGTGGACAGCGGCGCCTCGGTCATCAACATCTCCTTGGGCTCCACCCAGCCGGACTGGCCGGTCAGCTGGGACACCGCGTTCAAGTACGCTGAGGACAACGACGTGGTCGTGGTCGCGGCGGCCGGCAACCGTGCCGGCGGCATGAAGCAGGTCGGGGCACCGGCAACAATCCCCGGCGTGCTCACGGTGGCAGGAATCGACCGCAACGGCAAGGCAAGCGTCGATTCCTCGACAGAGGGCATCAGCATCGGCGTTGCCGCACCCGCGGACCCGCTGGTGGGTGGACTGCCCGGCGGCGGATATGCCGACTGGTCGGGCACTTCCGGCGCAGCGCCGCTGGTTGCCGGCGTCGCGGCAATGATCCGCTCCAAGTACCCGGATATGAAGGCGCCACAGGTCATCAACCGGATCCTGTCCACCGCGCGCCCCGCCGGGCCAGCTGGCGTCGACAACCTGTACGGCCATGGCATCCTCGACGCTTACGCGGCGCTCACGGCACCGGTTCCCGAGGTCAAGGCCAACCCCATGAACACCATCACCGAATGGATCCGTGTGCACCGCCGCGGCCCCGAGGTCCGCACCGGGCCCACCGCGGACCCCGGCATCTCCACGGAGAAATCCAGCATCAAGCCCATTGCCGCACCTGCTCCGGTGGCCCCGGGTGACGAGGCCGGCTTCTTGCCCCCGTTGTTGGTGCTTGGCTTCGGCGGTTTGCTGGTGCTCACGATGCTGGGCGGGATCATGCACTTCGTCCGCATCCGGAACCGCGCGGCAATGGCGGAATCGGCCAAGAGCGCACCCGTTGCGGCGCTGAAACTCAATGACCGCTCGGGGGCCAAGGATATTTTCGATGAGCTGCCGGAGTCGGGCAGGGACGTCTAG
- a CDS encoding NAD(P)/FAD-dependent oxidoreductase gives MPITEQFSDRPRILVVGGGYVGLYVAMKLQKKVKDHGGIVTVVDPLPYMTYQPFLPEVAGGQIEPRHAVVSHRQHLKHAELITGRVSAIDHKNNKAVVVPAVGEPFELEYRDVVLAAGAVTRTFPIPGLADSGIGLKSIEEAVALRNKILERIESASLMTNATQRKRALTFVVVGGGFAGIETIAEIEDMARHAADLNGRIGKDELRFVLVEAMGRIMPEVTEDQALWVVDHLRSRGIEVLLNTSLANAEEGVMALINMPDKSDAGTFETDTLIWTAGVMANPMVRSTDFPIEPRGRVMTGTDLRITGEDGIAIEGAWAAGDVSAVPDVTGGLPDGTCVPNAQHAVRQAKLLAHNLYSTRYGVGQVKNYKHKNLGAVAGFGANKGVAKVMGIKLKGWPAWMAHRGYHGMAMPTFERKFRVLGDWMVALFFQRDTLQLSNLETPRATFVEAATPKPRA, from the coding sequence ATGCCTATCACTGAACAATTTTCCGATCGCCCGCGCATCCTTGTCGTGGGTGGCGGCTACGTTGGGCTTTACGTCGCAATGAAGCTGCAGAAGAAGGTCAAGGACCATGGCGGCATCGTCACCGTGGTGGACCCGCTTCCCTACATGACCTACCAGCCCTTCCTTCCCGAGGTTGCCGGCGGCCAGATCGAACCGCGCCATGCCGTGGTCTCGCACCGCCAGCACCTCAAGCACGCCGAACTGATCACCGGCCGTGTCTCGGCCATTGACCACAAGAACAACAAGGCCGTCGTCGTGCCGGCTGTTGGCGAGCCGTTCGAGCTCGAGTACCGCGACGTCGTCTTGGCCGCCGGTGCCGTCACCCGCACCTTCCCGATTCCGGGCCTTGCCGATTCCGGCATCGGCCTGAAGTCCATCGAGGAAGCCGTCGCCCTGCGCAACAAGATCCTCGAGCGCATCGAATCCGCATCGCTGATGACCAACGCCACTCAGCGCAAGCGCGCCTTGACCTTTGTCGTGGTCGGTGGCGGCTTCGCCGGCATTGAGACCATCGCCGAGATCGAGGACATGGCCCGCCACGCCGCGGACCTGAACGGCCGCATCGGCAAGGACGAGCTGCGCTTCGTGCTGGTCGAGGCGATGGGCCGCATCATGCCCGAGGTCACCGAGGACCAGGCGCTGTGGGTTGTCGACCACCTGCGCAGCCGCGGCATTGAGGTCCTGCTGAACACCTCGCTGGCCAACGCCGAAGAAGGTGTCATGGCGCTGATCAACATGCCGGACAAGTCCGACGCCGGGACCTTCGAGACTGACACGCTGATCTGGACCGCAGGCGTCATGGCCAACCCGATGGTGCGCTCCACCGACTTCCCGATCGAGCCCCGCGGCCGTGTCATGACCGGCACCGACCTGCGCATCACCGGTGAAGACGGAATCGCCATCGAGGGCGCCTGGGCCGCGGGTGACGTCTCGGCCGTGCCCGACGTAACCGGTGGACTGCCAGACGGCACCTGCGTGCCCAACGCCCAGCACGCTGTTCGCCAAGCCAAGTTGCTGGCACACAACCTGTACTCCACCCGCTACGGCGTGGGCCAGGTCAAGAACTACAAGCACAAGAACCTCGGCGCGGTTGCCGGGTTCGGTGCCAACAAGGGCGTCGCCAAGGTCATGGGCATCAAGCTCAAGGGCTGGCCGGCCTGGATGGCACACCGTGGCTACCACGGCATGGCCATGCCGACCTTCGAGCGCAAGTTCCGCGTCCTGGGTGATTGGATGGTGGCACTGTTCTTCCAGCGCGACACCCTGCAGCTGAGCAACCTCGAAACCCCGCGCGCCACCTTCGTCGAGGCAGCCACGCCAAAGCCGCGCGCCTAG
- a CDS encoding ABC transporter substrate-binding protein, translating to MIALARSRFTRGSRYLAVGAALALTATACAGGGGDAPSASPTATGAAPAAEGPLKLGTLLPNTGNLSFFGPPMTAGVDLAVKEINEAGGVNGEDVTVIHRDSGDTTTNIATQSVNEMLGQDVAAIIGAASSGVTKTVINQVTGSGTLMMSPANTSPDFSTWDDKGLYWRTAPSDVMQGRILGNVMVGQGAATVGMIVLNDAYGTGLAKNIRTAVEGANGEIVAESMFNEGDSQFSSQVDEVVGANPDAIAVLSFDQARSIIPLLIQKGVDPSTVYFVDGNILDYSKDFDKGTLEGAMGTQPGSFAKDDFKGRLESVNDSLKDWNYAAESYDAATLIALASTVAKSNDGAAIAAQLQAVSRDGEKCADFAACKKLLDEGKDIDYDGIAGPVTYDEKGDITEGIMGVYQYDGNNVPKPLREESGAV from the coding sequence ATGATCGCACTTGCACGGTCGCGTTTTACTCGAGGAAGCCGATATCTGGCCGTCGGAGCTGCGCTGGCACTGACCGCCACCGCATGCGCCGGCGGGGGCGGCGACGCGCCCAGCGCTTCGCCCACGGCCACCGGAGCGGCGCCCGCCGCGGAGGGGCCGCTCAAGCTGGGAACGCTGCTGCCCAACACCGGCAACCTCTCCTTCTTTGGTCCGCCCATGACCGCCGGCGTTGACCTTGCCGTCAAGGAAATCAACGAGGCCGGCGGAGTGAACGGCGAGGACGTCACCGTCATTCACCGCGACTCCGGCGACACCACGACCAACATCGCCACTCAATCGGTCAATGAAATGCTCGGCCAGGACGTCGCCGCGATCATTGGCGCGGCTTCCTCCGGCGTCACCAAGACGGTCATCAACCAGGTCACCGGATCCGGAACACTCATGATGTCTCCGGCCAACACCTCCCCGGACTTCAGCACCTGGGACGACAAGGGCCTGTACTGGCGCACCGCTCCCTCGGATGTCATGCAGGGCAGGATCCTGGGCAACGTCATGGTGGGCCAGGGCGCCGCAACGGTGGGGATGATCGTACTCAACGATGCCTACGGCACCGGCCTGGCCAAGAACATCCGGACGGCCGTCGAAGGGGCAAACGGGGAAATCGTCGCGGAATCGATGTTCAACGAAGGGGACTCTCAGTTCTCATCCCAGGTCGACGAGGTGGTGGGCGCCAATCCCGATGCCATCGCCGTCCTCAGTTTCGACCAGGCGCGTTCCATCATTCCCTTGTTGATCCAAAAGGGCGTGGATCCCTCCACGGTGTACTTCGTGGACGGCAACATCCTTGATTACTCGAAGGACTTCGACAAGGGAACCCTTGAGGGCGCCATGGGAACCCAACCGGGCTCCTTCGCGAAGGACGACTTCAAGGGTCGCCTTGAATCCGTGAACGACTCGCTCAAGGACTGGAACTACGCGGCGGAATCCTACGACGCCGCCACCTTGATCGCGCTGGCCTCCACGGTAGCGAAGTCGAATGACGGCGCGGCAATCGCCGCGCAATTGCAGGCGGTCTCCCGCGACGGCGAGAAGTGCGCCGACTTCGCCGCGTGCAAGAAGCTGCTCGACGAAGGCAAGGACATCGACTACGACGGCATTGCCGGTCCGGTGACCTACGACGAGAAGGGTGACATCACCGAGGGGATCATGGGCGTCTACCAGTACGACGGCAACAACGTACCCAAGCCGCTGCGTGAGGAATCCGGGGCCGTCTAG
- a CDS encoding ABC transporter ATP-binding protein codes for MSVETEVAVVSVTDLVAGYLPGVNILNGCNLEARPGELIGIIGPNGAGKSTLLKAMFGLVKVHSGRVVVHGADLTGLKANKLVSRGLGFVPQNDNVFPTLSVQENLEMGIFQRPKDFASRFEFVTSLFPELGKRRGQRAGSLSGGERQMVAMGRALMMEPAVLLLDEPSAGLSPVRQDETFLRVHEINRAGVCVIMVEQNARRCLQICDRAYVLDQGRNAHTGTGRELLHDPKVIQLYLGNLAETVEREEADRETPPPSG; via the coding sequence ATGAGTGTCGAGACGGAGGTCGCGGTAGTCAGCGTCACCGATCTGGTCGCGGGCTATTTGCCCGGGGTCAACATCCTCAATGGCTGCAACCTGGAGGCGCGCCCGGGCGAACTCATCGGCATTATCGGCCCCAACGGGGCGGGTAAGTCGACGCTGCTCAAGGCAATGTTCGGCCTGGTGAAGGTCCATTCCGGACGCGTGGTCGTCCACGGGGCGGACTTGACCGGGCTGAAGGCCAACAAGCTGGTCTCCCGTGGGTTGGGTTTCGTGCCGCAGAACGACAACGTCTTCCCGACGCTGAGCGTGCAGGAAAACCTCGAGATGGGCATCTTCCAGCGACCCAAGGACTTCGCGTCGCGGTTCGAGTTTGTCACCTCTCTCTTTCCGGAACTGGGCAAGCGACGGGGCCAACGTGCGGGTTCCCTTTCCGGCGGCGAGCGGCAAATGGTGGCCATGGGGCGGGCGCTGATGATGGAACCGGCAGTGCTGTTGCTCGACGAGCCGTCCGCCGGTCTATCCCCCGTGCGCCAGGATGAGACGTTCCTGCGCGTGCACGAGATCAACCGCGCCGGCGTGTGCGTGATCATGGTTGAGCAGAACGCCCGGCGCTGCCTGCAGATCTGCGACCGCGCCTACGTCCTGGACCAGGGCAGGAACGCGCACACGGGAACCGGACGCGAATTGCTGCACGACCCGAAGGTCATCCAGCTCTATCTGGGGAACCTGGCCGAAACCGTGGAACGCGAGGAAGCGGACCGCGAGACACCGCCGCCGTCGGGATAG
- a CDS encoding ABC transporter ATP-binding protein — translation MNDPQQIPPVQVPGQGPGSVPATVEGPISVGAATPGCKKVDPIVVADGVRRTYGALKAVDVDHVEIPRHRITALIGPNGAGKTTFFNLLTGFDTPDSGSWTFDGHALAGVRSHRVARMGMVRTFQLTKVMGKLTVLENMRLGGAEQPGEALWRAMFPWLWRTREAELTRTADSLLAMFKLGEKREDYAASLSGGQRKLLEMARALMADPKLIMLDEPMAGVNPALTQSLLDHIKNLKSTGMSVLFVEHDMHMVRHIADWVIVMAEGRVVAEGPPHEVMQDQAVIDAYLGAHHDVDLGSPEGAARLEDVLSEDAESVVGTADAGELLTVHEEPDTPEPGGRES, via the coding sequence ATGAATGATCCGCAGCAAATTCCGCCGGTGCAGGTCCCCGGCCAGGGACCCGGATCCGTCCCGGCCACCGTTGAAGGGCCCATCTCCGTGGGTGCGGCCACGCCCGGCTGCAAGAAGGTCGACCCCATCGTCGTCGCCGACGGCGTGCGCCGCACCTATGGAGCGCTCAAGGCGGTGGATGTGGACCATGTCGAGATCCCGCGACACCGGATCACCGCCCTCATCGGCCCCAACGGCGCGGGAAAAACCACGTTCTTCAACCTTCTTACGGGCTTCGACACCCCCGACTCGGGATCCTGGACCTTTGACGGGCATGCCCTCGCCGGCGTCAGGTCCCACCGGGTGGCCAGGATGGGCATGGTGCGCACCTTCCAGCTCACCAAGGTCATGGGCAAGCTCACCGTCCTGGAAAACATGCGCCTCGGCGGTGCCGAACAGCCCGGCGAGGCGCTGTGGCGGGCCATGTTCCCGTGGCTGTGGCGGACGCGCGAGGCCGAACTCACCCGCACCGCCGATTCCCTGTTGGCCATGTTCAAGCTGGGCGAGAAGCGTGAAGACTACGCGGCTTCGCTCTCCGGCGGCCAGCGCAAGCTCCTGGAAATGGCCAGGGCGCTGATGGCGGACCCGAAACTCATCATGCTCGACGAACCCATGGCGGGGGTCAACCCCGCGCTGACCCAGTCGCTGCTCGACCACATCAAGAACCTCAAGTCCACGGGCATGAGCGTCCTGTTCGTGGAACACGACATGCACATGGTCAGGCACATCGCCGACTGGGTCATCGTGATGGCCGAGGGCCGCGTCGTGGCCGAGGGGCCGCCGCACGAGGTCATGCAGGACCAGGCCGTCATCGATGCCTACCTGGGGGCGCACCACGATGTCGACCTGGGATCGCCCGAGGGAGCCGCACGGCTGGAGGACGTCCTGAGCGAGGACGCCGAGTCCGTGGTGGGCACCGCGGACGCCGGGGAGCTTCTGACGGTGCACGAGGAACCGGACACCCCGGAACCGGGCGGGAGGGAATCATGA